The following proteins come from a genomic window of Ammospiza nelsoni isolate bAmmNel1 chromosome 6, bAmmNel1.pri, whole genome shotgun sequence:
- the MED19 gene encoding mediator of RNA polymerase II transcription subunit 19, translated as MENFSALFGAAEPPPAAAAALGFGPAKAPGAGAAPPPAASAAAPQPGEDAARKAAAGPFYLLRELPGTTELTGSTNLITHYNLEHAYNKFCGKKVKEKLSNFLPDLPGMIDLPGSHDSSSLRSLIEKPPICGSSFTPLTGAMLTGFRLHAGPLPEQCRLMHIQPPKKKNKHKHKQSRTQDPVPPETPSDSDHKKKKKKKEEDPERKRKKKEKKKKKNRHSPEHPGVGSSQASSSLR; from the exons ATGGAGAACTTCTCGGCGCTGTTCGGCGCGGCggagccgccgcccgccgccgccgccgcgctcgGATTCGGGCCCGCCAAGGCTCCCGGCGCCGGAGCTGCACCGCCGCCCGCTGCCTCAGCCGCCGCACCGCAGCCGGGCGAGGACGCGGCCCGCAAGGCCGCCGCCGGCCCCTTCTACCTGCTGCGGGAGCTGCCAG GCACGACGGAGCTGACGGGCAGCACGAACCTGATCACACACTATAACCTGGAGCACGCCTACAACAAGTTCTGCGGGAAGAAGGTGAAGGAGAAGCTCAGCAACTTCCTCCCCGACCTGCCCGGCATGATCGACCTGCCTGGCTCCCACGACAGCAGCAGCCTGCGCTCGCTCATCGAGAAGCCGCCCATCTGTGGCAGCTCCTTCACCCCGCTCACGGGGGCCATGCTGACCGGCTTCCGCCTGCATGCCGGCCCG CTGCCCGAGCAGTGCCGGCTGATGCACATCCAGCCGCCTAAGAAGAAGAACAAGCACAAGCACAAACAGAGCCGCACGCAGGACCCCGTCCCCCCAG AAACCCCTTCGGACTCCGaccacaagaagaaaaagaagaaaaaagaggaggatCCAGAGcggaagaggaagaagaaagagaagaagaaaaagaag AACCGGCACAGCCCGGAGCACCCGGGGGTGGGCAgctcccaggccagcagcagcttaCGGTGA
- the TMX2 gene encoding thioredoxin-related transmembrane protein 2, whose protein sequence is MAVVAPLLALLWGLPGLCRWLAQPYYPLSALLAAAFLLVRKVPPLCRGLPSQREDGNPCDFDWREVEILMFLSAIVMMKNRRSITVEQHIGNIFMFSKVANAILFFRLDIRMGLLYLTLCIVFLMTCKPPLYMGPEYIKYFSDKTIDEELEKDKRVTWIVEFFANWSSECQSFAPIFADLSLKYNCSGLQFGKVDVGRYTDVSTRYKVSTSPLTKQLPTLILFQGGTEIMRRPQIDKKGRAVSWTFSEENVIREFNLNELYHKAKKQQKPREEGPEEPPAVPAPQETKKDK, encoded by the exons ATGGCGGTGGTGGCGCCGCTGCTGGCGCTGCTGTGGggcctgcctgggctctgccgATGGCTCGCCCAGCCCTACTACCCGCTCTCCGCGCTGCTCGCCGCCGCTTTCCTGCTCGTGCGCAAGGTCCCGCCGCTCTGCCGTGGGCTGCCCTCGCAGCGGGAGGATGGTAACCCGTGTGACTTTGACTGG agggagGTGGAGATCCTCATGTTCCTCAGCGCCATTGTCATGATGAAGAACCGGCGCTCCA TCACCGTGGAGCAGCACATCGGGAACATCTTCATGTTCAGCAAAGTGGCCAACGCCATCCTGTTCTTCCGCCTCGACATCCGCATGGGGCTGCTCTACCTCACGCTCTGCATAG TGTTCCTGATGACCTGCAAGCCACCCCTTTACATGGGCCCTGAGTACATCAAGTACTTCAGTGACAAGACCATCGAT gaggagctggagaaggacaagCGGGTGACGTGGATCGTTGAGTTCTTTGCCAACTGGTCCAGTGAGTGCCAGTCCTTTGCCCCCATCTTCGCCGACCTCTCTCTCAA GTACAACTGCTCAGGACTCCAGTTTGGGAAGGTGGATGTTGGCCGGTACACGGACGTCAGCACCAG GTACAAGGTCAGCACCTCACCTCTCACCAAGCAGCTGCCCACCCTCATCCTCTTCCAGGGTGGGACAGAGATCATGCGGCGGCCGCAGATCGACAAGAAGGGCCGGGCTGTGTCCTGGACCTTCTCTGAG GAGAATGTGATCCGGGAGTTCAACCTCAACGAGCTCTACCACAAGgccaagaagcagcagaagcCGCGGGAGGAGGGCCCTGAGGAGCCCCCAGCCGTGCCGGCGCCTCAGGAGACCAAGAAGGACAAGTAG
- the SELENOH gene encoding selenoprotein H, giving the protein MAPRGRKRGARQPAAAEAPETAGAPQKRARAQAQDEGSPGDTGPRVVIEHCKSURVFGRNAAAVSAALRGAMAQLPVDINPRPPRRNSFEVSLVKEDGSTVELWSGIGKGPPRKLKFPQPETVVEALKSNIA; this is encoded by the exons ATGGCTCCCCGCGGGAGGAAGCGCGGAGCCCGGCAGCCGGCGGCGGCCGAGGCACCAGAGACAGCGGGAGCCCCGCAGAAGCGGGCGCGGGCCCAGGCCCAAGATGAGGGCAGCCCCGGGGACACCGGCCCCCGTGTGGTGATCGAGCACTG CAAGAGCTGACGCGTGTTCGGGCGGAACGCGGCGGCGGTGAGCGCGGCCCTGCGCGGGGCCATGGCCCAGCTGCCCGTGGACATCAACCCCCGGCCGCCGCGCAGGAACAGCTTCGAGGTGTCCCTGGTGAAGGAGGACGGCAGCA CCGTGGAGCTGTGGAGTGGTATTGGGAAGGGCCCCCCCCGCAAGCTGAAGTTTCCCCAGCCAGAGACCGTGGTGGAAGCCCTGAAGAGCAACATTGCGTAG